The Zingiber officinale cultivar Zhangliang unplaced genomic scaffold, Zo_v1.1 ctg222, whole genome shotgun sequence genome includes a window with the following:
- the LOC122036881 gene encoding UDP-glycosyltransferase 89B2-like: MLGQFSKKSTRDREMADERRVHLLLVPFPAAGHMLPLLDLARLLSESFHPAVIVTVAVTPKNVSLLAARCPAAAPFVLPFPSDPAILPGVENAHEDPSTDIRLLMCAFAGLHLPLLRWGQDHHPTALLSDYFCSWTNRLAAELGVPRLVFCPSGALCLSLVHSLWRRMPKRNNPKDPVEPLLFPDLPGSPLYPWRHITTIYRPYVEGDSLSEFAKEMYLANARSWGFVFNTFAELERTYLQHLRRDPGHARVWAVGPVALPPGTSAGLDEQLAAWLGRSPEGSVVYVAFGSVAKLSPAQAEALAAGLEGSGVRFVWATRGAVAMPMGFEERVAGRGLVLTGWAPQVAILNHAAVGAFISHCGWNSVLEAVAAGVSLLTWPMAADQFFNARLLEEEIGTAVRACEGGEEAVPEPEELARLVAEAVGEAGRARRQKAQELGRKAAEAVSEGGSSAGDLADLVDELSKVAIDQTVGEQRI; encoded by the coding sequence ATGCTGGGCCAGTTCAGCAAGAAGTCCACCAGAGACAGAGAGATGGCGGACGAGCGGCGAGTTCATCTCCTGTTGGTCCCGTTCCCGGCGGCGGGTCATATGCTGCCTCTTCTAGACCTCGCCCGCCTCCTCTCAGAAAGCTTCCATCCCGCTGTCATCGTTACAGTCGCCGTCACACCCAAAAACGTCTCTCTCCTGGCCGCCCGCTGCCCCGCCGCCGCCCCCTTCGTCCTCCCCTTCCCCTCCGACCCAGCCATCCTTCCAGGCGTCGAGAACGCTCACGAAGATCCATCTACCGACATTCGCCTCCTTATGTGCGCCTTCGCCGGCCTCCATCTCCCCCTCCTCCGCTGGGGCCAGGACCATCACCCCACCGCACTCCTCTCCGACTACTTCTGCAGCTGGACCAACCGCCTcgccgccgagctcggcgttcCTCGCCTCGTATTCTGCCCCTCCGGCGCGCTCTGCCTCTCTCTTGTCCACTCGCTCTGGCGCCGGATGCCAAAGAGGAACAACCCTAAGGATCCCGTCGAGCCCTTACTCTTCCCCGATCTACCTGGTTCGCCGCTCTACCCGTGGCGCCACATCACCACCATCTACCGCCCGTACGTCGAGGGCGACTCGCTGTCGGAGTTCGCGAAGGAAATGTACCTCGCCAACGCCCGCAGCTGGGGCTTTGTCTTCAACACCTTCGCCGAGCTCGAGAGGACTTACCTCCAACACCTCCGGCGTGATCCAGGGCACGCCCGTGTCTGGGCCGTGGGACCCGTCGCCCTGCCGCCGGGGACCTCGGCCGGATTGGACGAGCAGCTGGCAGCTTGGCTCGGCAGATCCCCGGAGGGATCCGTCGTATACGTGGCCTTCGGGAGCGTGGCCAAGCTGTCGCCGGCGCAAGCGGAGGCGTTGGCTGCTGGGCTGGAGGGCAGCGGGGTTCGATTCGTGTGGGCGACCAGGGGGGCGGTGGCGATGCCGATGGGGTTCGAGGAGCGCGTGGCGGGGCGGGGCCTCGTGCTCACCGGGTGGGCGCCACAGGTGGCGATCCTGAACCACGCGGCGGTGGGGGCGTTCATCAGCCACTGCGGGTGGAACTCGGTACTGGAGGCTGTGGCGGCGGGGGTCTCTCTGCTGACGTGGCCGATGGCCGCCGACCAGTTCTTCAACGCGAGGCTGCTGGAGGAGGAGATAGGCACGGCGGTGAGGGCGTGCGAGGGCGGCGAGGAAGCCGTGCCAGAACCAGAGGAGCTGGCGCGCCTGGTGGCGGAGGCGGTGGGCGAAGCGGGGAGGGCGCGGAGGCAGAAGGCGCAGGAGTTAGGGAGAAAGGCGGCGGAAGCGGTGTCGGAAGGCGGCAGCTCGGCCGGAGATTTGGCCGACCTTGTGGACGAGCTGTCGAAGGTTGCAATAGATCAAACAGTTGGAGAGCAAAGAATCTGA